In the Victivallis sp. Marseille-Q1083 genome, one interval contains:
- a CDS encoding O-acetylhomoserine aminocarboxypropyltransferase/cysteine synthase family protein, with product MSEKKYHIETLALHAGQAPDPATRACAVPVYRTTAYHFRNSRHGADLFALRESGNIYARLMNPTNEVLEQRLAVLEGGKAALTLASGTAAIYFAVTNILKQGDELVAANNLYGGTFTQFDAILPQQGIHVNFVPVNDFAAAEAAVTDRTRAIYIETVGNPGLDVADIEQYASLAHRHHLPLIVDATFTPPTLLRPIEHGADIVIHSLSKWIGGHGTGIGGVVIDAGKFDWSDPKFTLYNEPDRGYHGLRFAHDLGESNALAFLLRLRIVGLRNQGPTLAPDAAWLFLQGVESLPLRMRQHSENALKTAEFLQRHPKVAWVRYPGLPADPAFRLAQKYLPDGCGGMVVFGVKGGSAEGIKLVDNIELFSLLANVGDAKSLIIHPASTTHSQLSDEAQRAAGLQPELVRLSIGLEHSDDIIGALGEALDSI from the coding sequence ATGAGTGAAAAAAAATATCATATTGAAACGTTGGCGCTTCATGCCGGCCAGGCGCCCGACCCGGCGACCCGGGCCTGTGCGGTGCCGGTTTACCGGACCACCGCCTATCATTTCCGCAATTCCCGGCACGGCGCCGATCTGTTCGCGCTGCGGGAAAGCGGCAATATTTACGCCCGGCTGATGAATCCAACCAATGAGGTGCTGGAGCAGCGTCTAGCCGTCCTGGAGGGCGGCAAGGCGGCCCTGACTTTGGCCAGCGGCACGGCGGCGATTTATTTTGCCGTTACCAACATTTTGAAGCAGGGTGACGAGCTGGTCGCCGCCAACAATCTTTACGGCGGTACGTTCACGCAGTTCGATGCCATTCTGCCGCAGCAGGGCATTCATGTCAACTTTGTTCCGGTCAACGATTTTGCGGCGGCGGAAGCGGCGGTCACCGACCGGACCCGGGCGATTTATATCGAAACGGTCGGCAATCCGGGGCTCGATGTGGCGGATATCGAACAATACGCTTCACTGGCGCACCGGCATCACCTGCCGCTGATCGTCGATGCGACCTTTACGCCTCCGACCTTGCTGCGGCCGATTGAGCACGGCGCCGATATCGTCATCCATTCGCTGTCCAAATGGATTGGCGGCCACGGCACCGGCATCGGCGGCGTGGTGATCGATGCCGGCAAATTCGATTGGAGCGACCCGAAGTTCACTTTGTACAATGAGCCGGACCGCGGGTATCACGGCTTGCGCTTTGCGCACGATTTGGGTGAGTCGAATGCCCTGGCGTTCCTGCTGCGGCTGCGGATTGTCGGCTTGCGCAACCAGGGACCGACTCTGGCGCCGGATGCCGCCTGGCTGTTCCTGCAGGGGGTGGAGTCATTGCCGCTCCGAATGAGGCAGCACAGTGAAAATGCGCTGAAAACGGCGGAATTCCTCCAGCGCCATCCGAAAGTCGCCTGGGTACGCTATCCGGGATTGCCGGCCGATCCGGCTTTCCGCCTGGCGCAAAAATATTTACCGGACGGCTGCGGCGGCATGGTGGTTTTCGGCGTCAAAGGCGGCAGCGCCGAAGGAATCAAGCTGGTGGACAATATCGAGCTGTTCAGCCTGCTGGCCAACGTCGGCGACGCCAAAAGCCTGATTATTCATCCGGCCAGCACGACCCATTCGCAGTTGAGTGATGAGGCGCAGCGCGCCGCCGGCCTGCAGCCGGAACTGGTCCGGCTGTCGATCGGCCTGGAGCATAGCGACGACATCATCGGCGCATTGGGCGAGGCGCTGGATTCGATTTGA
- a CDS encoding hybrid sensor histidine kinase/response regulator, whose product MCEWWRRKEKNWPAGKSWDIFRSSGAGLGWAIVQRLVIQMGGNIRVENVLGQGGTFVIELPGTAVAEPVSPLASAAPGHYIDEKKLQVLVVDDVAMNRKVLAAMLRKLQMAPIVAEAGREALDILQRTRPDLVLTDLWMPEMNGDVLAAAIHGLAGCADLSIVAVTADTEAEENFNTEHFYDILLKPGNLEKLENMFARLRGEHLIAS is encoded by the coding sequence GTGTGCGAATGGTGGCGCCGGAAGGAGAAGAACTGGCCGGCGGGGAAGAGCTGGGATATTTTTCGTTCTTCTGGCGCCGGTCTCGGTTGGGCGATCGTCCAGCGGCTGGTGATCCAGATGGGCGGGAATATTCGGGTGGAGAACGTGTTGGGACAGGGCGGTACTTTTGTCATCGAATTGCCCGGGACTGCCGTGGCGGAACCGGTTTCGCCGCTTGCGTCTGCAGCTCCGGGACACTATATTGATGAGAAGAAACTGCAAGTGCTGGTGGTCGACGATGTGGCGATGAACCGCAAGGTGCTGGCCGCCATGTTGAGGAAATTGCAGATGGCGCCGATTGTCGCCGAAGCCGGACGCGAGGCGCTGGATATCCTGCAGCGGACCAGGCCCGATCTGGTGCTGACCGACTTGTGGATGCCGGAGATGAACGGCGACGTGCTGGCGGCCGCCATTCACGGGCTGGCCGGGTGTGCCGATTTGAGCATCGTGGCGGTGACGGCGGATACCGAAGCGGAGGAAAATTTCAATACCGAACATTTTTATGATATTTTGTTGAAACCGGGGAATCTGGAAAAACTGGAAAACATGTTTGCCAGGCTCAGGGGAGAACATTTGATTGCCTCGTGA
- the cysK gene encoding cysteine synthase A, whose protein sequence is MSGIVNNILETIGETPLVRINKLNHGRAEVLVKVEYFNPGGSVKDRIGLAMIEAAEKSGALQPGGLIIEPTSGNTGIGLALAAAVKGYRLILTMPETMSVERRKLLSAYGAELVLTDGGAGMKGAIARAEELHAQHPGSIIPQQFENPANPACHRAHTAEEIWRDAGGQVDAFVAGVGTGGTLTGVGEVLKARNPQVALVAVEPDASPVLSGGKPGAHKLQGIGAGFVPKVLDTGIIDRIVRVSAEDAGRTARAAAGEEGLLIGISSGAALYAALQLSERAEFAGKRIVALLPDGGERYLSTWLFDTGA, encoded by the coding sequence ATGAGTGGAATCGTCAATAACATTCTGGAAACAATCGGGGAAACGCCGCTGGTGCGGATCAATAAACTGAATCACGGCCGGGCTGAGGTGCTGGTCAAGGTGGAGTATTTCAATCCGGGCGGCAGCGTCAAGGACCGCATCGGCCTGGCGATGATCGAAGCGGCGGAAAAAAGCGGCGCGCTGCAGCCCGGCGGCCTGATCATTGAGCCGACCAGCGGCAATACCGGCATCGGCCTGGCGTTGGCGGCGGCGGTCAAAGGTTACCGGTTGATTCTGACGATGCCGGAAACCATGAGCGTCGAACGGCGCAAACTGTTGTCGGCTTATGGGGCGGAATTGGTGTTGACCGACGGCGGAGCGGGGATGAAAGGGGCGATTGCCAGGGCTGAGGAGCTGCACGCGCAGCATCCCGGTTCGATCATTCCGCAGCAATTCGAAAATCCGGCCAATCCGGCCTGCCATCGCGCCCATACCGCGGAGGAAATCTGGCGTGACGCCGGCGGGCAGGTGGATGCGTTTGTTGCCGGCGTCGGCACCGGCGGCACTTTGACCGGCGTCGGCGAGGTGCTGAAGGCACGCAATCCGCAGGTGGCGCTGGTGGCGGTGGAGCCGGACGCCAGTCCGGTCCTGTCCGGCGGCAAGCCCGGCGCGCATAAACTGCAGGGCATCGGCGCCGGGTTCGTGCCGAAGGTACTCGATACCGGGATCATCGACCGGATTGTCCGGGTTTCAGCCGAGGACGCCGGTCGAACCGCCCGGGCGGCGGCCGGAGAGGAGGGGCTGCTGATCGGCATCTCTTCCGGAGCGGCGCTTTATGCGGCGCTGCAATTGAGCGAACGGGCGGAGTTTGCCGGCAAGCGTATCGTAGCGTTGCTGCCGGATGGCGGGGAACGTTATCTTTCCACCTGGCTGTTCGACACCGGGGCGTGA
- a CDS encoding FAD-dependent oxidoreductase: MKTIKHPVQYDVVVAGGGVGGITAAVAAARSGARTLLVEEDLVLGGALTDYFVAMLCGQPTRGILLEILNRCISRHALQHGVNWFLPSGWLHAIAAICGRETNLEIMTGARLTGVRGDGGHIDAIEVDCESIRREITAKMFIEATGTGWFAELAGCEIMYGRDARSDFGERHAPAQRDNQVQQVTWMYISQKLPGFPPFDMTRLENVRLGVLPQEDYWFHADPAKAVAANDGIYLHWGCRTECADTRDSVAVGRAQQTALQLMERDHALLRENGYTVTLAPKIGLREVRRVKGLHVLSSEEVMNNQFPDDTVAVGKYELDIWGEEVRCHAPWNGYGIPYRSLVPLRVDNLLLAGRIISGSHIAMSSYRVMPIVGNIGQAAGVAAALAVKHRCSPAALAPRSVRDALTAPPQNQILEP; this comes from the coding sequence ATGAAAACAATCAAACATCCGGTGCAATACGATGTGGTGGTGGCCGGCGGCGGGGTCGGCGGCATCACCGCGGCGGTGGCGGCGGCCCGTAGCGGCGCCCGGACACTGCTGGTGGAAGAAGACCTGGTGCTCGGCGGGGCGCTGACCGACTACTTTGTGGCGATGCTCTGCGGCCAGCCCACCCGGGGTATTTTGCTGGAAATTCTAAACCGTTGCATCTCCCGTCATGCGCTTCAGCACGGCGTCAACTGGTTCCTGCCGTCCGGCTGGCTGCATGCCATCGCCGCTATCTGCGGCCGGGAAACCAACCTGGAAATCATGACCGGCGCCCGGCTGACCGGCGTTCGCGGCGACGGCGGTCACATTGACGCCATCGAAGTCGACTGCGAATCAATCCGGCGGGAAATCACCGCTAAAATGTTCATCGAAGCGACCGGAACCGGCTGGTTCGCCGAATTGGCCGGTTGCGAGATCATGTACGGCCGCGACGCCCGCAGCGACTTCGGGGAACGCCACGCGCCCGCACAACGCGACAACCAGGTCCAGCAGGTCACCTGGATGTATATTTCGCAGAAACTGCCGGGTTTTCCGCCGTTCGATATGACCCGGCTGGAAAATGTCAGGCTCGGCGTGCTGCCGCAGGAGGATTACTGGTTCCATGCCGACCCGGCCAAGGCGGTCGCCGCCAACGACGGCATTTACCTGCACTGGGGCTGCCGGACCGAATGCGCCGATACCCGCGACAGCGTCGCCGTCGGCCGGGCCCAGCAGACCGCCCTGCAACTGATGGAGCGCGACCACGCCCTGCTGCGGGAAAACGGTTATACCGTCACGCTGGCGCCGAAAATCGGTTTGCGGGAAGTACGCCGGGTCAAGGGCTTGCACGTCCTGTCCAGCGAAGAGGTGATGAACAACCAGTTCCCGGACGACACCGTTGCGGTCGGCAAATACGAACTGGACATCTGGGGGGAAGAGGTGCGCTGCCATGCCCCGTGGAACGGTTACGGCATTCCCTACCGGTCCCTGGTGCCGCTGCGGGTCGACAACCTGCTGCTGGCCGGCCGGATCATCAGCGGCTCGCACATCGCCATGAGCTCCTACCGGGTGATGCCGATCGTCGGCAACATCGGCCAGGCCGCCGGCGTGGCGGCGGCGCTGGCGGTCAAACACCGGTGTTCACCGGCCGCCCTTGCCCCCCGGTCAGTCCGCGATGCCCTGACGGCACCGCCGCAAAACCAGATCCTGGAGCCGTGA
- a CDS encoding Rrf2 family transcriptional regulator, whose protein sequence is MKISTKGRYGLRILLDLAVHENDAPRLIRDIARSQQLSEKYIGRLILELRNAGMVKSIRGAKGGYRLARPPQEISVLSIIEIMEGPVRLVDCVQNPTYCERSLQCAAHDIWMQLNAKIKESLAAVTLQDIIGRYHRRNADDGIFDYCI, encoded by the coding sequence ATGAAAATTTCCACCAAAGGACGTTACGGGTTGCGCATCCTGCTCGATCTGGCAGTGCACGAAAACGACGCGCCGCGCCTGATTCGCGACATCGCCCGATCTCAGCAGCTATCGGAAAAATACATCGGCCGGCTGATCCTCGAACTGCGGAACGCCGGAATGGTTAAATCGATCCGCGGCGCCAAAGGCGGCTACCGTTTGGCCCGGCCGCCGCAGGAAATCAGCGTGCTGTCGATCATCGAAATCATGGAAGGGCCGGTCCGGCTGGTCGACTGTGTGCAGAATCCGACCTATTGCGAACGCAGCCTGCAATGCGCCGCCCACGACATCTGGATGCAACTGAACGCCAAAATCAAAGAGAGCCTGGCCGCCGTCACACTGCAGGACATCATCGGCCGGTATCACCGCCGCAATGCCGATGACGGTATTTTCGATTATTGCATCTGA